The sequence GATGGAGGAAGTGAGTGAAGAAGAGCCGGAGCTGCCTGGAGCTGGGGCTGGAGCAACGTCGTTGGCTCCAATAGTGGCCGTTGGAGCCCCTGCAACTGTGCTTGGAGCTAGTGCCAATGGCGAGAGAGCTATAGCAGGACAATATTATATGACCAGGTTAGGGGGAGGATGGTAATGTATATTGAGTTTACAGGATCAACGGAAAACCAAGAACATTTCATGCTCAAGAACAAAACTCAAAAGAAAAGTCAACACACTAGATCAAACTCTAAATAAGAACTTCCAACGGATGAAGAATCAGCTTACAAGAGAAGAATGCATGTGTGTTAGAATATTCGTGGCAAGAAAAACATAGAGATACATCAAGATGGACTACAGACATCTACAATTCATAATCAAGTTTGGGGAGTGATCGTTACCAACTGTCAACTTCAAGAATTTTCCTCAACAAACTAAACAATTCTCAAATGCAAGTACGCGATACGATGATCTCTATAAGAAAATCATTGTCGGTCCTTCAgctaatcaaattaatactGCTTACCTGAAACTAAGAGGAAATATGAACAATCTAAACATACAAGGTCTTAAAAATCGGAAGCCAAAAACTAAATTCTCAGGACTCGCAACTAAAAGATTGAAGTTTGAGCGACAACTAGAGCATGGGTTGCAGATCAAAATCTTCAACATTAGATATCAGCACCTATGCCTTGATATGCTCATAAATGATATACCATCAACGTAGCTCAATATAgatttagaatttaattataactcGAGCCCACAATAATTCCAACTTAGTTATGATCATCTCTATCTAAAACTACATCAGAATTTGAAGGAAAACATGAAATGGAGATAAAATTAGTCAGAACTCAGAAATGAATAGATCTGCATGTACCTGGGGCAGCACCAGTGCCAATGCTCACTGTTGACAGAAAGAACAGGAAAAACAAGAACCTCAGGTTATATTCAACATACAGAAAGATGAGAAATTAGGATCTGTACAAGAACAGATACAGAgtacccaaaaaataaaaacaaagaaaatgctagaaggaaatttaattagaagaaaaaatcCCAAACCCCACCGccaataatttatgaataaacaaAGAAGTACAGAGAAAAATGTAGAACTCATTGATCTCAAGTCCGCCGCAGAAATGGGTCCACGGGGAAAAATTGAAAGCCATTAAACAGAAGTGAAAATTTACGGCGTGGCATTTCTCCAGCAAACTAAAATATACGCAGAAATCAACAACCCCAAAAAACTCTGAAAAGAATTGGaattttgaaaggaaaaatcttACATCCACAGTTGCTGACGGAGGGAGCAGAGACATGGCAAGCGGAAGGCAGAGTCAAGGCCTTGGTGACATTCAGCGTAACTCCCAACTGGGCGCTGTTCTTAAACCCCTCGCAGAGACACTCGGCGTCAGTCTTAAGCACAGTTTTCAGCCCAGAACAGCACGTTCCCTCCGGCTTCTTCGTCGTGCTTCCCGCCGTCACGAACGACAAACAATCAGCCATGTTCAGTACCAGACTCGAGCAGTCCACCGCCGGCGCCGGCGCGGAATGCCCGGCTGAACCCACCGCGACTAGAAGCCCAAAAATCATGCAGAGAATAGGAAGTCTCAATCCCACCACCGCCATTTTATTCGCCTGCACTCGATACAAAAAGCAGgtgcagagagagagagagagagagacggaTGGGAATGTTAAGTATTGTAATGgctgtatattatatatatatataaaggagaGTGGCAGAGGTGGAAAAAGAGAGGTGTGTGGAGGGGTATGATGGGAATGGGTGGGGGGACAAGTGGAGGGCTGTCCTTCAATGAGGTGTTctcctctatatatatatatatatatatatctatgataaatataatatattttatatataatttaaataaaataatcaatcatataataaatatattatatttatttcgtaattataattaaatcaaatagaaCTTGATAAGAATTTTTGCCTTTGAAGATATGATTTTTAGGGTTGGAGGAATTTGGGAATTGAGAAATGCAAAAAGACATAGAtactaataaattgatttagtggttgttttatttaaaattatatatccgTACCCCccattatagttttttttctaagtaattattacttttgccctttaatttgatttttctatttttgtaacGGTATGAAACCATATGATTTATTTCTATGTTTAACTTGACAGTCAAACATgccctttattttatttactttttcttgttaGATAAATCCCATTTTACGACTTTTTGATTATACAAGATAGCAATTAAATAACTCtagattgaaaaattaaaatttatcagttcAGATCGCAGGCTGCAActtgtttgtattttgaatttatccTAAGGGAACTTGAAATAATGATATCTAAATATTAATGGGGATTTAATGTTAACAACATAAgagatttttatgaaataggattctttaattacactttcttccTAAATACTATGGAAAATATGTGTgcaagtatttatttattaaagctaaagttaagataaaaaatcaaaatgtgacctcttttttttttgtttttctgtgtGCAATTTAAAAAGGGTTTGAAATATATAGTAAaaggtaattttatttatttgtaaggGTAATATAGTAAAaggtaaatttatttatttgtaaaggGTAATGTTTTTCCTTGTAATGTTGCTGGGGTCAGGCTCACTCAACactgttaagttgtgaagattgatttgaagaagaaaaggataacctgattcaacttagaattcccaagttgagttggagaaggataacccgattcaaagttgagttggagaaggataacctcattcaacttagaaatcccaagttgagttggaaaaaggataagtcatggctatatatactactcttattagcattgttttaatagagcaaagtagaatagagtagagagaaaagaaagagttgagacgagggtgagtgttgtctttcacgtgtggtgaagacttgcatacaagtgtgtgtgtgttgtactcctcaatttttctcctctttgagtgttttctcctggcttggtatcgcccccagacgtaggatttatatccaaactgggttaacaaattcgtgtgtcttttactgccttcatattccacctgttatccatcttaacccgatccatttcctaacaactggtatcagagcctggttcaaggagttaagatggagggaaagtttccagtcgaacggttcaatggttccgactttgggttttggcgtatgcagatggaggcctacctgtacgggaaggacctgtacgaaccacttgcagagaagtccgagaagacgagtgatgaagaatggaaggtgctcGATCGAAAGGCGATGAGCGCAATAATCCTGTCGCTCTCTCGGAATGTCGCCTCGCCTATGAAGGGAGCAAAGAGCACGAAGGAAGTTCTACAGACTCTTGCCGATATGTACGAGAAACCCTCAGCAATGAACAAGGTTATGctgatgaaaaaactattcaggttgcagatggaggagaggaagtcggtggccgatcacctcaatgacttcaaccaactcacgacacagctggcgtctgtggatatcgtgtttgacgatgaggtaaaagcgttaattttgctttcatctttacctgacagttgggatgtggttgttacttcagtgagcacttcgtctgggaaggagaagatgaagttcgacaacatcAGAGACATGATGTTGAACGAGGAAACCCGTAGAAAGCAAACGGGTGGATCATCTGGCTCTGCACTACATACAGAGTCCAGAGGGAGACCTGACACACGGGGTAAATACCGTGGAAGGTCAAGGTCAAGGTCCAGGGGGAagaacaagggcaagaaggagatggtgtgctggaactgcgagaagcccggacacatgaaaagcgaatgtcgggcgccaaagaaggaaaaggagggccgaacagcgaatgccgcgacggaggagatcacggatgcactcttgttgagtgtgagcagttcttccgatgattgggttgtggattcaggggcctcattccactcatgcagcaacaaagacatcatggagccatacacctcaggtgattttggcttagtttatcttgcagataacaaacccctcaagattgtaggaaagggagatgtgcggatcaaatcaacgaatgggtcatgctggaccctacatgatgtgagacacataccaggactgaaaaggaacttgatctcagtcggacagctggatagtgatggattccacacgacgtttggagacgcgaagtggaagatcagtcggggagcaatgactttggctcgag comes from Sesamum indicum cultivar Zhongzhi No. 13 linkage group LG10, S_indicum_v1.0, whole genome shotgun sequence and encodes:
- the LOC105172597 gene encoding non-specific lipid-transfer protein-like protein At2g13820, translated to MAVVGLRLPILCMIFGLLVAVGSAGHSAPAPAVDCSSLVLNMADCLSFVTAGSTTKKPEGTCCSGLKTVLKTDAECLCEGFKNSAQLGVTLNVTKALTLPSACHVSAPSVSNCGLSIGTGAAPALSPLALAPSTVAGAPTATIGANDVAPAPAPGSSGSSSLTSSIGLLVLAAVSFSLF